A genomic stretch from Desulfatitalea tepidiphila includes:
- a CDS encoding enoyl-CoA hydratase: protein MTYEQILFATESPVAFLTLNQPQKINALSQKMIAEMIDALTAVSQDESVKVVIIRAAGKHFCAGHDLSEMVGAGARRAKQIFENCGRLMQLIHAMPQPVIAQVQGVATAAGCQLVSWCDLVVAEEGARFATPGVKIGLFCTTPAVAISRAIGRKAALEMLLTGRYFPADEAKALGLVNRVVALDKLADETETLAGQIAEASRYVLAVGKQGFYAQIDATDQKAFEVATQTIALNMLAEDAQIGISAFIEKKTPEWKNR, encoded by the coding sequence ATGACATACGAGCAGATCCTCTTTGCCACCGAAAGCCCGGTCGCGTTTTTGACCCTGAACCAGCCCCAAAAGATCAACGCGCTCTCGCAGAAGATGATCGCCGAGATGATCGACGCCCTGACAGCCGTTTCTCAGGATGAATCGGTCAAAGTAGTGATCATTCGTGCTGCGGGCAAGCATTTCTGCGCGGGCCACGATCTGTCCGAGATGGTGGGCGCCGGCGCCCGGCGGGCCAAACAGATCTTCGAAAACTGCGGCCGCCTGATGCAGTTGATCCACGCCATGCCGCAGCCGGTTATCGCCCAGGTCCAAGGCGTGGCCACGGCCGCCGGCTGCCAATTGGTGTCGTGGTGCGATCTGGTGGTCGCCGAAGAGGGGGCGCGCTTTGCCACGCCAGGCGTCAAGATCGGACTTTTTTGCACCACCCCGGCAGTGGCCATCAGCCGTGCCATCGGCCGTAAGGCCGCCCTCGAAATGCTGCTCACGGGTCGCTATTTCCCGGCCGACGAAGCCAAGGCCCTGGGGCTGGTCAACCGGGTGGTGGCCTTGGACAAGTTGGCCGACGAGACCGAAACCCTTGCCGGACAGATCGCCGAGGCCAGCCGTTACGTCCTGGCCGTGGGCAAGCAGGGGTTTTACGCCCAGATCGATGCGACCGACCAGAAGGCCTTCGAGGTGGCCACCCAGACCATCGCCTTGAATATGCTGGCAGAGGATGCCCAGATCGGTATCAGCGCATTCATCGAAAAGAAAACGCCCGAGTGGAAAAACCGTTAA
- a CDS encoding SDR family NAD(P)-dependent oxidoreductase — translation MSGRLEGKVAVITGGTSGIGAATAEVFAGEGAKVVIAGRSEEKGAKLAAKLGANVVYQRADVTEEADIKALVEMAVDRFGRIDCMFNNAGGKDRGALDTVTMDDFIYSAKLLLGSVALGIKYAAAAMKPQQSGCIINNSSIAAIRSNQGGYLYSALKAGVVHITKMAGVQLGPFNIRVNSIAPGAIATPIFWGGSEVANTLDEETNKKKMEKLMKNLANATPIPRAGLDKDIAYAALFLASDEGSFVNCHDLVVDGGRTSLFYEKK, via the coding sequence ATGAGCGGACGTCTGGAAGGCAAGGTTGCGGTCATTACCGGGGGCACCAGCGGTATCGGTGCAGCCACGGCGGAAGTGTTTGCCGGCGAAGGGGCCAAGGTGGTCATCGCCGGCCGGTCGGAAGAAAAGGGCGCCAAACTGGCCGCCAAGCTGGGCGCCAATGTCGTCTATCAGCGTGCCGATGTCACCGAGGAGGCCGACATCAAGGCCCTGGTGGAAATGGCCGTGGATCGGTTCGGGCGCATCGACTGCATGTTCAACAACGCTGGCGGCAAGGATCGCGGCGCGCTGGACACCGTGACCATGGACGATTTTATATACAGCGCCAAGTTGTTGCTCGGCAGCGTGGCCCTCGGCATCAAATACGCTGCGGCGGCGATGAAGCCGCAGCAGTCGGGCTGCATCATCAACAACTCGAGCATCGCCGCCATCCGCAGCAACCAGGGCGGCTATCTCTACAGCGCATTGAAAGCGGGCGTGGTGCACATCACCAAGATGGCCGGCGTGCAGCTCGGGCCTTTCAATATCCGGGTCAACTCCATTGCGCCGGGCGCCATCGCCACGCCCATCTTCTGGGGCGGTTCCGAAGTGGCCAACACCCTGGATGAGGAGACCAACAAGAAGAAAATGGAAAAATTGATGAAAAACTTGGCCAATGCCACGCCCATCCCAAGGGCCGGTCTGGACAAGGATATCGCCTACGCCGCGCTCTTTCTGGCCAGCGACGAGGGCAGCTTCGTCAACTGCCACGACCTGGTGGTCGACGGCGGCCGCACCTCGCTGTTCTACGAAAAGAAATAG
- a CDS encoding acetate--CoA ligase family protein → MHPSSLDALEAIFNPKSIAVIGASDTFGKWGHRMVDRPLKTGYQGPIYPINPRKKEILGLAAYPSVGDVPGHIDLAVITTPTATVPDLLKGCAARGIKGAVVITAGFAETGETGRRLENEMMAVARAEGIRIVGPNCMGIFSASGRLSLCFQQAPKSGSISFVSQSGTFGVSIAQVAASQGYGLSKFVSIGNQADLGVADYVEYLADDPETHVIALYVEGFKDGERFFQVARRAIRKKPIVIYKAGRSEAAERAALSHTASVAGSSIVFDNICRQIGLLQVRESFHLFEMAQALAGLPLPNGNRVAILGSGGQGVVGTDACAALGLELPRLDSDTAARINALLPSHAPPARNPVDFAGATRTAMQEAEIIEQFLRLDYIDGVISNVPVSPQLFDSHLVVDRSAADHPPHIKAAIDGGARYAALPGKYGKPVICLRFANLENDIMEEMLGEGGIPVYSSPEQCARAMYALVHYGRVRGKKT, encoded by the coding sequence TTGCACCCCTCGTCCCTGGATGCGCTCGAGGCCATCTTCAACCCAAAATCCATCGCAGTGATCGGCGCATCGGACACCTTCGGCAAATGGGGCCATCGCATGGTCGACCGGCCCCTGAAAACCGGTTACCAGGGCCCCATCTACCCGATCAACCCCCGTAAGAAGGAGATTCTCGGGCTCGCCGCCTACCCGAGCGTGGGGGACGTACCGGGCCATATCGACCTGGCCGTGATCACCACGCCCACGGCCACGGTTCCGGACCTGCTCAAAGGATGCGCCGCCAGGGGGATCAAGGGGGCGGTGGTGATCACCGCCGGCTTTGCCGAAACGGGCGAGACGGGGCGGCGGCTGGAAAACGAGATGATGGCTGTGGCCCGCGCCGAGGGCATCCGGATCGTCGGCCCCAATTGCATGGGTATCTTCAGCGCATCGGGCCGTCTGAGCCTCTGTTTTCAGCAAGCCCCCAAATCCGGTTCGATCTCGTTCGTCTCCCAGAGCGGCACCTTCGGGGTCTCCATCGCCCAGGTGGCCGCATCCCAGGGCTACGGCCTGAGCAAATTTGTCAGCATCGGCAACCAGGCCGACCTCGGCGTGGCCGATTACGTGGAATACCTGGCCGACGACCCCGAGACCCATGTTATCGCCCTCTATGTCGAGGGGTTCAAGGACGGTGAACGGTTTTTCCAGGTGGCCCGGCGGGCGATCCGGAAAAAGCCGATAGTCATTTACAAGGCCGGCCGGTCCGAGGCCGCCGAACGGGCGGCCCTGTCCCACACCGCATCGGTGGCCGGCTCGTCCATCGTTTTCGACAACATCTGCCGGCAGATCGGGCTGCTGCAGGTGCGCGAGTCGTTCCACCTCTTCGAGATGGCCCAGGCCCTGGCCGGCCTGCCGTTGCCCAACGGCAACCGGGTGGCGATCCTGGGCAGCGGGGGGCAGGGCGTGGTGGGCACCGACGCCTGCGCCGCACTAGGATTGGAATTGCCCCGGCTCGATTCTGACACGGCCGCGCGGATCAACGCCCTACTGCCGTCCCATGCCCCGCCGGCCCGGAACCCGGTCGATTTCGCCGGGGCCACGCGCACGGCCATGCAGGAGGCGGAGATCATCGAGCAGTTTCTTCGGCTCGACTACATCGACGGGGTGATCAGCAACGTACCGGTCAGCCCCCAACTTTTCGACAGCCATCTGGTGGTCGACCGCAGCGCTGCGGATCACCCGCCGCACATCAAGGCGGCCATCGACGGCGGCGCGCGGTATGCCGCATTGCCCGGCAAATACGGCAAACCGGTCATCTGCCTGCGTTTCGCCAACCTGGAAAACGACATCATGGAGGAGATGCTCGGCGAAGGCGGCATCCCGGTCTACAGCTCGCCCGAGCAGTGCGCCCGGGCCATGTATGCGCTGGTGCACTACGGGCGGGTGCGGGGGAAGAAAACATAA
- the lpdA gene encoding dihydrolipoyl dehydrogenase produces MAETRDYDLIIIGAGPGGYVAAVRAAQLGLKTACIEKRSRLGGVCLNEGCIPSKALLDSSEYYHLAKEGLAVHGIKTGKVSLDLKAMMARKDQVVADLTDSVRKLLEGNKVEIIQGRARLTAPGRVSIQGDKGKAREATARNILLATGSTPVELPGLAFDGERIVDSTQALTLDEVPRHLGIVGGGYIGLELGSVWLRLGAKVTVIEMLPKIGTGLDGQVARTLDRILRKQGLEMRLETRVVEAKTSGRKVEVTVEKNDQRETLDFDRLLVAVGRRPLTQDLGLSELGIKTDERSGHILVDEGYQTSVPGVYAIGDLVPGPMLAHKASAEGIAAVENMAGRFGEVNYDAIPSVIYTWPEVASVGLTLQQVKERDIPHCVGSYPFTGAGRARCMGETDGFVKLIAHAKTDRILGVHIIGPRAADMIAECVLALEFGASSEDIARTIHGHPTFSEALQEAAMAVRKCSIYAS; encoded by the coding sequence ATGGCAGAGACCCGCGATTATGACCTGATCATTATCGGCGCCGGCCCCGGCGGATACGTGGCGGCCGTGCGCGCCGCCCAACTGGGCCTCAAAACGGCCTGCATCGAGAAGCGGTCGCGACTGGGCGGCGTCTGCCTCAATGAAGGCTGCATTCCCAGCAAGGCCCTGCTCGATTCGAGCGAATACTATCATCTGGCCAAAGAGGGGTTGGCGGTCCACGGCATCAAGACCGGAAAGGTAAGCCTCGATCTGAAGGCCATGATGGCCCGCAAAGACCAGGTGGTGGCCGACCTGACCGACAGCGTGCGCAAGCTGCTCGAGGGCAACAAGGTGGAAATCATCCAGGGTCGCGCGCGGTTGACGGCGCCGGGACGCGTGAGCATACAGGGCGACAAGGGCAAGGCCCGGGAGGCGACCGCCCGCAACATCCTGCTCGCCACCGGCAGCACGCCCGTCGAGCTGCCAGGACTGGCGTTCGACGGGGAACGCATCGTCGATTCAACCCAAGCACTGACCCTGGACGAAGTGCCCCGTCACCTGGGCATCGTGGGCGGCGGTTATATCGGGCTGGAACTGGGATCGGTCTGGCTGCGGCTGGGCGCCAAGGTCACCGTCATCGAGATGCTGCCCAAGATCGGCACCGGCCTCGACGGCCAGGTGGCCCGCACCCTGGACCGCATTCTGCGCAAGCAGGGACTGGAAATGCGCCTGGAGACCCGCGTGGTCGAGGCCAAGACGAGCGGTCGCAAGGTGGAGGTCACCGTGGAGAAAAACGACCAGCGCGAGACCCTCGACTTCGACCGGCTTCTGGTGGCGGTGGGCCGCCGGCCGCTGACCCAGGACCTGGGTCTCTCGGAGCTGGGTATCAAGACCGACGAACGCAGCGGCCACATCCTGGTGGACGAGGGGTATCAGACCAGCGTGCCGGGCGTCTATGCCATCGGCGATCTGGTTCCCGGCCCCATGCTGGCCCACAAGGCCTCGGCCGAAGGCATCGCCGCGGTGGAAAACATGGCCGGCCGCTTCGGTGAGGTCAACTACGACGCCATCCCGTCGGTGATCTACACCTGGCCCGAGGTGGCCAGCGTGGGATTGACCCTGCAACAGGTCAAGGAGCGCGACATCCCCCACTGCGTGGGCAGCTATCCGTTCACCGGCGCCGGCCGGGCGCGCTGCATGGGCGAGACCGACGGCTTCGTCAAGCTCATCGCCCACGCCAAGACCGATCGCATCCTGGGCGTACATATCATCGGACCCCGGGCCGCGGACATGATCGCCGAGTGTGTCCTGGCCCTGGAATTCGGAGCCAGCTCCGAGGATATAGCCCGTACCATCCATGGCCACCCCACATTTTCAGAGGCGTTGCAGGAGGCCGCCATGGCCGTTCGCAAATGTTCGATCTACGCCTCTTGA
- the odhB gene encoding 2-oxoglutarate dehydrogenase complex dihydrolipoyllysine-residue succinyltransferase produces MAIEVKIPSVGESVQEAVLTEWFKQDGDVVEKDEPLFVIETDKVTLEVTAEASGTLKIQVQAGETVAVGTVVATIETGGAKPAAEKKPDAAPEEKESRDKAGEAAKPEKAEEKPAPAEKKAPSPEKKAPAPATAPGEYAPAVRRLAAEKGIDLSRIKGTGPGGRITKGDVLLAMEQAPAGVPEECVPPDELGREGEPAEVRKAMSPIRKRIAERLLEAKQNTAMLTTFNDVDMSRAMVLRTQYKDAFKEKHDISLGFMSFFVKACVAALREIPEVNGFVDGSDIVYHNYQHIGVAVGSPRGLVVPVIRHAERLSFAGIEKAIVNYVTKIKENRLELADLEGGTFTISNGGVYGSLLSTPILNMPQSGILGMHRIEKRPVVVDEQIVIRPMMYLALSYDHRIVDGRGAVTFLKRVKELVENPERLLLEV; encoded by the coding sequence ATGGCCATCGAGGTGAAAATCCCCAGCGTGGGAGAATCGGTACAGGAGGCCGTTCTGACCGAATGGTTCAAACAGGACGGCGATGTGGTCGAAAAGGACGAGCCCTTGTTCGTTATCGAAACCGACAAGGTGACCCTGGAAGTCACTGCCGAGGCGTCCGGCACCCTCAAGATACAGGTACAGGCCGGTGAGACCGTGGCCGTGGGCACCGTGGTGGCCACCATAGAAACCGGAGGCGCCAAACCGGCGGCCGAAAAGAAGCCGGATGCGGCGCCCGAAGAGAAGGAGAGCCGGGATAAAGCGGGCGAGGCGGCCAAGCCGGAAAAAGCCGAGGAAAAGCCTGCGCCGGCCGAAAAGAAGGCGCCAAGTCCCGAAAAGAAAGCCCCCGCACCCGCGACCGCACCCGGTGAGTATGCCCCGGCCGTGAGGCGACTGGCCGCCGAGAAGGGCATCGACCTCTCCAGGATCAAGGGCACCGGCCCGGGCGGCCGCATCACCAAGGGCGATGTGCTTCTGGCCATGGAACAGGCGCCCGCCGGCGTACCCGAAGAGTGTGTGCCGCCGGATGAGCTGGGCCGGGAAGGCGAACCGGCCGAGGTGCGCAAGGCCATGTCGCCCATCCGCAAGCGCATCGCAGAACGGCTGCTCGAAGCCAAGCAGAACACGGCCATGCTCACTACCTTCAACGACGTGGACATGAGCCGCGCCATGGTCCTGCGAACGCAGTACAAGGATGCCTTCAAAGAGAAGCACGACATCTCACTGGGCTTCATGTCCTTTTTCGTCAAGGCCTGCGTGGCGGCCCTGCGGGAGATTCCCGAAGTCAACGGCTTCGTGGACGGCAGCGACATCGTCTACCACAACTACCAGCACATCGGCGTGGCCGTGGGTTCGCCGCGCGGCCTGGTGGTGCCGGTGATCCGCCATGCCGAGCGTTTGAGCTTCGCCGGGATCGAGAAGGCTATCGTCAACTATGTGACCAAGATCAAGGAGAATCGTCTGGAACTGGCCGACCTGGAGGGCGGGACGTTTACCATCAGCAACGGCGGCGTTTACGGCTCGCTGCTCAGCACCCCCATCCTCAACATGCCCCAGAGTGGCATCCTGGGCATGCACCGCATCGAAAAGCGGCCGGTGGTGGTCGACGAGCAGATCGTCATCCGGCCCATGATGTACCTCGCCCTGAGCTACGACCACCGCATCGTGGACGGGCGCGGGGCGGTCACGTTTCTCAAACGCGTCAAGGAGCTGGTGGAAAATCCCGAACGGCTCCTGCTGGAGGTGTAG
- a CDS encoding 2-oxoglutarate dehydrogenase E1 component, whose protein sequence is MSMPSTHQKNDTMSIPETLNLDYIDDQYQRYRRDPDSVGREWRVFFYGFDMGRQRSEAGTGTPQPPPTGPAEGQVGELILRYRQLGHLLACMDPLSACPTEHPLLSLGAFGLAAGHLEQVYATPQFAFVEQAPLKEIIQILKQTYCRSIGVEYMHLQDPDERRWLQERMEPNRNRIDLSRDAQRHLLEKLTDAAMFEAFLNKRYLAVTRFSLEGGDGIIPMLDAMLRRAVGQGAEELVLGMAHRGRLNVQANILGRPVEEILAEFENCYDSSQLVGAGDVKYHNGYLGDIDLGADGRIQALLVNNPSHLEAVDPVVLGIARARQERRGENGQRQVLPLLIHGDAAFAGQGVVAETLNMSQLRGYRTGGTVHVVINNQIGYTTLPENARSTRYTTDLAKMLMVPIFHVHGENPEALVQVIRLAVDYRYAFGKDVVVDVVCYRRFGHNEGDEPYFTQPLMYDRIRERPSLHRLYADQLIEAEVLSAGVVDRMEEDVLKRMEAAYDEVRNSACPFPEGRFYSEWDGYTGQYTHEAVDTGVSEETLIDLARRINTLPKDFSPHSKIKLLLRRRRETVEKGSGIDWGNAEALAFASLLEERTAIRLSGQDSGRGTFSQRHSVLFDRKSGEPYVPLHHLSERAARFDVHDSPLSEVGVMGFDYGYSLASPDKLVLWEAQFGDFSNNAQGIIDLFIASGETKWRRLSGLVLLLPHGWEGLGPEHSSARLERFLQLCADDNLQVCDLTTPAQYFHLLRRQVHAAYRKPLVLMTPKSLLRHPQAVSTLADLSGGRYQAVLDDPVRPEKASKVIFCSGKIFYQLLQRREELETSKVAIIRLEQYYPFPEAQLKAVLANYPSAESWTWVQEAPENMGGWQFVRSRLEAMVGHALTYVGRKASSSPATGFPNLYKKQQAALSDEAVGPYDAGAKSAG, encoded by the coding sequence ATGTCCATGCCATCAACCCATCAGAAGAATGACACCATGTCCATACCCGAAACACTCAACCTCGACTATATCGACGATCAATACCAGCGATATCGCCGTGACCCCGATTCGGTGGGCCGCGAGTGGCGCGTCTTTTTTTACGGCTTCGACATGGGCAGGCAGCGCAGCGAAGCCGGAACTGGCACGCCGCAGCCACCCCCCACCGGCCCAGCCGAGGGGCAGGTGGGGGAATTGATCCTGCGCTACCGTCAATTGGGCCATCTGCTCGCCTGCATGGACCCGTTGAGCGCCTGCCCCACCGAACATCCCCTGCTCTCCCTCGGTGCTTTCGGGCTCGCCGCCGGTCATCTCGAGCAGGTCTATGCCACACCGCAGTTTGCCTTTGTCGAGCAGGCCCCGCTCAAGGAGATCATCCAGATCCTCAAACAGACCTATTGCCGTTCGATCGGTGTGGAGTACATGCACCTGCAGGACCCGGACGAACGGCGCTGGCTCCAGGAGCGCATGGAACCCAATCGCAACCGGATCGACCTCTCGCGCGACGCGCAGCGCCATCTGCTCGAAAAACTGACCGATGCGGCCATGTTCGAAGCGTTTCTAAACAAGCGGTACCTGGCCGTGACCCGGTTTTCCCTGGAAGGCGGGGACGGCATCATCCCCATGCTCGACGCGATGCTGCGTCGGGCGGTCGGTCAGGGTGCCGAGGAGCTGGTGCTGGGCATGGCCCACCGGGGCCGCCTCAATGTACAGGCCAACATCCTGGGCCGTCCGGTGGAGGAGATCCTGGCCGAGTTCGAAAATTGCTATGACAGCAGCCAGTTGGTGGGGGCCGGCGACGTCAAGTACCACAACGGCTACTTAGGCGACATCGACCTGGGGGCCGACGGCCGCATCCAGGCGCTGCTGGTCAACAACCCCAGCCACCTGGAAGCGGTGGACCCCGTGGTGCTGGGTATTGCCAGGGCCCGCCAGGAGCGGCGGGGCGAAAATGGGCAACGGCAGGTGCTGCCCCTGCTGATCCACGGTGATGCGGCCTTTGCCGGCCAGGGAGTGGTGGCCGAGACGCTCAACATGAGTCAGCTCAGAGGCTACCGTACCGGCGGCACCGTGCACGTGGTGATCAACAACCAGATCGGCTATACCACCCTGCCGGAAAATGCCCGTTCCACCCGCTACACCACCGATCTGGCCAAGATGCTCATGGTCCCCATCTTCCACGTGCACGGTGAAAATCCGGAAGCCCTGGTGCAGGTGATCCGGCTGGCCGTTGACTATCGATATGCCTTCGGCAAGGATGTGGTGGTCGACGTGGTCTGCTACCGCCGATTCGGCCACAACGAGGGCGACGAGCCCTACTTCACCCAACCCCTGATGTATGACCGCATCCGCGAGCGCCCCTCCCTGCACCGGCTGTATGCCGATCAGCTGATCGAAGCCGAGGTGCTGTCCGCCGGCGTGGTGGATCGGATGGAAGAAGACGTCCTCAAACGCATGGAGGCCGCCTACGACGAAGTGCGCAACAGCGCCTGTCCATTTCCCGAGGGACGTTTCTACAGCGAGTGGGACGGCTACACGGGGCAATACACCCATGAAGCGGTCGACACCGGCGTATCGGAAGAGACGCTGATCGATCTTGCCCGCCGGATCAACACCCTGCCCAAGGATTTTTCGCCCCATTCCAAGATCAAGCTGCTGTTGCGCCGCCGCCGGGAAACCGTGGAAAAGGGAAGCGGCATCGATTGGGGCAATGCCGAAGCCCTGGCCTTTGCCAGTCTGCTCGAAGAGCGGACGGCCATCCGCCTGAGCGGTCAGGACAGCGGCCGCGGCACCTTCAGTCAGCGCCACAGTGTGCTTTTCGACCGCAAGAGCGGCGAGCCGTATGTGCCGCTTCACCACCTTTCAGAGCGGGCGGCCCGATTCGATGTGCACGACAGTCCGCTCTCCGAGGTCGGTGTCATGGGGTTCGACTACGGCTATTCGCTGGCTTCGCCGGACAAGCTGGTGCTGTGGGAAGCCCAGTTCGGCGATTTTTCCAACAATGCCCAGGGGATCATCGACCTGTTCATCGCCAGCGGTGAAACGAAGTGGCGCCGCCTGTCCGGCCTCGTCCTTCTCCTGCCCCACGGTTGGGAAGGGCTCGGCCCCGAGCATTCCAGCGCCAGGCTGGAGCGCTTCCTGCAACTTTGCGCCGACGACAACTTGCAGGTGTGCGACCTGACCACCCCGGCCCAGTATTTCCACCTGCTGCGCCGCCAGGTCCATGCCGCCTACCGCAAGCCCCTGGTGCTGATGACCCCCAAGAGCCTGCTGCGCCATCCCCAGGCCGTCTCCACCCTTGCCGACTTGAGCGGCGGGCGCTACCAGGCCGTGCTGGACGATCCGGTGCGCCCCGAGAAGGCGAGCAAGGTGATCTTCTGCAGCGGCAAGATCTTCTACCAGCTGTTGCAGCGGAGGGAGGAATTGGAGACGAGCAAAGTCGCCATCATCCGCCTCGAGCAGTACTATCCGTTTCCCGAAGCACAGCTCAAAGCGGTGCTGGCCAATTATCCGTCGGCCGAGTCCTGGACCTGGGTGCAGGAGGCACCGGAGAACATGGGCGGCTGGCAGTTCGTGCGGTCCCGCCTCGAGGCAATGGTCGGCCATGCCCTCACCTATGTGGGGCGCAAGGCCTCTTCCAGCCCGGCCACCGGTTTCCCCAATCTCTACAAGAAGCAGCAGGCGGCCCTTTCCGACGAGGCGGTGGGGCCATACGACGCCGGCGCGAAGAGTGCGGGATAA
- a CDS encoding HD domain-containing protein produces MRIPPRSECMHMLADMEMPPHIKAHSMLVCRVALLLTDGLLSAGVALNRPLVKASALLHDITKPRSFTTGENHSRTGGEYLAGLGYPEVGDIIRQHVILDAYFKEEAPCEAEIVNYADKRVLHDQVVSLKERMVYILHRYAKTEEHRRWLQEVWDQTLRLETRLFSYLAYEPDQVCERIDGNPPNE; encoded by the coding sequence ATGCGTATTCCCCCCAGGTCCGAGTGTATGCACATGTTGGCCGACATGGAGATGCCGCCGCACATCAAGGCCCACTCCATGCTGGTGTGCCGCGTGGCGCTGCTGCTCACCGACGGCCTCCTGTCGGCAGGGGTCGCGCTCAATCGGCCCCTGGTGAAAGCCTCGGCCCTGCTCCACGACATCACCAAGCCGCGCAGTTTCACCACCGGCGAAAACCACTCCAGAACCGGTGGTGAATACCTGGCTGGCCTGGGTTATCCGGAAGTGGGCGACATCATTCGGCAACACGTCATCCTGGATGCCTATTTCAAGGAGGAAGCCCCCTGCGAAGCGGAAATCGTCAATTACGCCGATAAACGGGTGCTTCACGACCAGGTGGTCTCGCTCAAGGAGCGCATGGTTTACATTCTCCACCGCTATGCCAAAACCGAGGAACACCGCCGATGGCTGCAGGAGGTGTGGGACCAGACGCTTCGATTGGAAACACGCCTGTTCAGCTACCTGGCCTACGAACCAGACCAGGTTTGCGAGCGGATCGACGGAAACCCGCCCAACGAATAG
- a CDS encoding B12-binding domain-containing radical SAM protein, which produces MPDILLIQPPIRDFYLTAKRTMPYGLACIAGALRKEGFSVAIFDSLATDKARIIEWPGEMAFLKPFYGREDRSPFALFHHFRHFGYSFEHIGHIARHSGARLIGISSLFSAYSHTALETAAAVRKFCPDATIVMGGHHPSVLPEAVMRHPAVDFVLRGDGEATLPPLARALRDGGDLETVAGLVRRGPKGALIASPPAVVDDLNGLPLPAFDLLDWRFYRRSGKGSLALSAGRGCPMRCTYCAVNASTYHGFRARSVDAVMAEIKAADRIAPLGFIDFEDEHLTADRSWFMALLGAIGDYFKGRLPELRAMNGMFVPTLDREMLLEMRRVGFKALNFALITTDKGQLRRFGRPDLSADLDRVLSAAGRERLHSVAYLIVGGPDQDPFASLADLLFLARRPVLAGVSVFYPAPGSADYQWCRQRGKLPDRPGLWRASTLPLEHATDRRQTVTLLRLGRILNYMKHRLDMGHGLPAPAAPPAEITPDIDRDSAGRMLLSAFLKDGVIRGIDKDGRLYAHEVDAALCRAFIDGVAGMCLRGACPDADQFGCE; this is translated from the coding sequence ATGCCTGACATCCTGCTCATCCAGCCGCCGATCCGCGACTTTTATCTGACCGCCAAGCGCACCATGCCATACGGTTTGGCATGTATTGCGGGTGCCCTGCGCAAGGAGGGATTCAGCGTCGCCATTTTCGATTCCCTGGCCACCGATAAGGCCCGCATCATAGAATGGCCCGGCGAGATGGCCTTCTTGAAACCCTTTTACGGGCGGGAGGACCGTTCCCCGTTCGCCCTGTTTCACCATTTCCGCCATTTCGGATACAGCTTCGAGCACATCGGACACATAGCCCGGCATTCCGGCGCCCGCCTCATCGGCATCTCATCGCTCTTCAGCGCTTACAGCCACACGGCCCTGGAAACGGCCGCGGCGGTCCGTAAATTTTGCCCGGACGCCACCATCGTCATGGGCGGGCACCACCCCTCGGTGCTGCCGGAGGCGGTCATGCGCCATCCGGCGGTCGATTTCGTGTTGCGCGGCGACGGCGAGGCGACACTACCCCCCTTGGCCCGGGCCTTGCGCGACGGCGGGGATCTGGAGACCGTTGCCGGCCTGGTGCGGCGGGGCCCGAAAGGCGCCCTGATCGCCTCTCCGCCGGCGGTGGTCGATGATTTGAACGGCTTGCCTCTGCCGGCCTTCGATCTGTTGGACTGGCGCTTTTACCGTCGCTCCGGCAAAGGCAGCCTGGCCCTGTCGGCCGGCCGCGGCTGTCCGATGCGCTGTACCTATTGTGCGGTCAATGCCTCCACCTATCATGGATTTCGGGCCCGCTCGGTCGATGCGGTCATGGCCGAGATCAAGGCCGCCGACCGGATCGCCCCCCTGGGTTTCATCGATTTCGAAGACGAACACCTGACCGCGGACCGTTCATGGTTCATGGCCCTGTTGGGCGCCATCGGGGATTATTTCAAGGGCCGCTTGCCCGAACTGCGCGCCATGAACGGCATGTTCGTGCCCACCCTGGACCGCGAAATGCTCCTGGAAATGAGGCGCGTCGGGTTCAAGGCGCTGAATTTCGCCCTGATCACCACCGATAAAGGACAGCTCCGGCGCTTCGGACGGCCCGATTTGAGTGCGGACCTGGACCGGGTGCTGTCGGCGGCGGGGCGGGAGCGCTTGCACAGCGTGGCTTACCTGATCGTGGGCGGTCCGGACCAGGATCCGTTCGCATCTCTGGCCGACCTTCTTTTCCTGGCCCGGCGGCCGGTCCTGGCCGGCGTGTCGGTCTTCTATCCGGCGCCGGGCAGCGCCGATTACCAATGGTGCCGCCAACGCGGGAAATTGCCGGACCGCCCGGGCTTGTGGCGGGCATCGACCCTGCCCCTGGAACACGCCACCGACCGTCGCCAGACCGTCACCCTGCTCCGTTTGGGGCGTATTCTCAATTACATGAAACATCGGCTGGACATGGGACACGGCCTGCCGGCACCGGCAGCGCCGCCGGCTGAAATTACTCCCGACATTGACCGCGACAGCGCGGGCCGCATGCTTCTATCGGCTTTCCTGAAAGATGGCGTGATCAGGGGAATCGACAAGGACGGCCGTCTCTATGCCCACGAGGTGGATGCCGCGCTCTGCCGGGCGTTCATCGATGGTGTGGCAGGTATGTGCCTGAGAGGCGCATGTCCGGATGCAGATCAGTTCGGATGCGAGTAG